Proteins found in one Quercus robur chromosome 2, dhQueRobu3.1, whole genome shotgun sequence genomic segment:
- the LOC126714122 gene encoding protein GAMETE EXPRESSED 1-like, with translation MGCHCHLLLPLLLILVSYSMKCKSWSWFSSSGTKDHSGLAEFSMEGFNDQKGTRLVESAKNKLVATNSCWQNAYQNLFSGCSEIIAVDEKRSRFAWHLSDCFQKDSGRQPFPSCDLKFAIAKCLKGLSEDEYQVYLAFYLETNSICHQLQTHTFKQQTERLVNELKISAQLAEDKLEIIEGKTESLLQNSNEIHDSLNSIDTRIQQVALTTKNVGGHIDVILKHSEVLYEQSKELAASQSELQEGQVEMRRNLVDWMTMLKDSYNILGQEIDNLRNEAIEIEKGITKVGDAMSIKMENLQSKADDIGNMAVISLDKQQQLLDEQSMALEGLQILTKFQSEELEESRSTLQHFAEYSHKQQEELLRQQEQLQRVHDHLMENSKSILVAQESFESKQASMFIVLDNLFALHNAMLLESRVIKAFFVYCISILIIYMFTSTKQTYKVRPRLYIGLCATFVIEVAILQLATNENIERRSWIINLTRSLFVLLASIQILHAICTYRDFEVLNHQMLLTLIEKINGLDRHKELSWDMDSDENWSTWIDSDLPEDVNNFEDPDCILPEEVGENSIMTTSITRKYNLRHR, from the exons ATGGGTTGTCattgtcatcttcttcttccgcTGCTGTTAATTTTAGTTTCATATTCAATGAAGTGCAAGTCATGGAGTTGGTTCTCTTCTTCTGGTACAAAGGATCATTCTGGCCTTGCTGAATTCTCCATGGAAGGTTTTAATGATCAGAAGGGAACCAGGCTAGTGGAAAGTGCTAAAAACAAATTGGTTGCTACAAACTCTTGTTGGCAAAATGCTTACCAGAATCTCTTTTCCGGATGCTCAGAGATTATTGCTGTGGATGAGAAGCGGTCTAGATTTGCTTGGCATCTTAGTGATTGCTTTCAAAAGGACTCTGGGAGGCAACCTTTTCCTTCTTGTGACCTGAAATTTGCCATTGCTAAATGCTTAAAGGGCTTGAGTGAAGATGAGTACCAGGTTTATCTTGCATTTTATCTTGAAACTAACTCCATCTGCCATCAGTTACA GACTCACACATTCAAGCAACAAACAGAGAGATTAGTAAATGAACTGAAAATTTCAGCCCAACTGGCTGAAGACAAATTAGAAATTATAGAAGGAAAAACAGAATCTCTATTGCAGAACTCGAATGAAATTCATGACTCTTTAAATTCCATTGATACTCGAATCCAACAAGTAGCTCTAACAACAAAGAATGTAGGAGGTCATATAGATGTCATTCTCAAGCATTCAGAAGTTTTATATGAGCAATCAAAGGAGCTTGCAGCTTCTCAATCAGAGCTGCAAGAAGGACAAGTGGAAATGAGGAGAAATTTGGTGGACTGGATGACAATGCTTAAagattcttacaatattttGGGCCAAGAAATAGATAATTTAAGAAATGAAGCTATCGAAATAGAGAAGGGGATAACTAAAGTTGGAGATGCAATGTCTATAAAGATGGAAAATCTACAAAGCAAAGCAGATGACATTGGGAATATGGCAGTTATTTCCTTAGATAAGCAGCAACAACTTTTGGATGAGCAATCCATGGCACTTGAGGGTcttcaaattttaactaaatttcAATCTGAAGAACTAGAAGAGAGCAG GAGTACTCTGCAACATTTTGCCGAATATAGCCACAAACAACAGGAAGAGCTTCTTCGGCAGCAAGAACAGCTTCAAAGAGTTCATGACCACCTGATGGAAAATTCAAAGTCTATTTTAGTAGCTCAG GAATCTTTTGAATCAAAGCAAGCAAGCATGTTTATTGTTTTAGATAATCTGTTTGCTTTGCACAATGCCATGCTGCTTGAATCGCGAGTAATTAAAGCTTTCTTTGTGTACTGTATATCAATTTTGATAATCTATATGTTCACTAGCACAAAGCAAACGTACAAAGTCAGGCCCAGGCTATATATCG ggCTTTGCGCTACATTTGTAATAGAAGTTGCAATACTTCAGCTTGCAACAAATGAGAATATTGAACGAAGATCATGGATAATAAATTTGACCAGGTCGCTCTTTGTGCTTCTTGCTTCAATCCAGATTCTACATGCCATATGCACATACAG AGACTTTGAAGTGCTGAACCATCAGATGCTTCTAACATTAATTGAGAAGATCAATGGCTTGGATAGACACAAGGAATTGTCATGGGACATGGATAGTGATGAAAACTGGTCTACATGGATTGACTCTGACTTACCAGAAGATGTAAACAATTTTGAGGACCCTGACTGTATACTTCCAGAGGAAGTTGGAGAAAATTCAATCATGACCACTTCaattacaagaaaatataatctcCGCCACAGATAG
- the LOC126714121 gene encoding pentatricopeptide repeat-containing protein At3g14330-like: protein MIPAISLSTNITVTTNITVTSTPKAHKNKRPLNSTLKSLTKAGKLDEALRVIESSPSKPVASEPDLEAYSLFLHSCISRKSLEHGQRLYLHLLLSRDKGNYDLLKNPTIKTKFITLFSVCGLIDEALGVFEDGLEHELVPESVWVAMAIGFSKNGYSKEALLIYCGMLSRLVQPGNFAFSMALKACADLCELRVGKAVHAQIIKCNEEPDQVVNNALLRLYTECGCFDEVLRVFEEMPQQNVVSWNSLIAGFVHRKQVFESLDTFRRMQGEGIGFSWVTLTTVLPICSQLTALNSGKEIHAQIVKSTRKPDVPVLNSLVDMYAKCGATDYSRRVFDGMQSKDLTSWNTMLTGYAVNGCLQKAMEIFNELVESGIRPDAVTFIALLSGCSHAGLTGEGQRLFNEMKKNYGLSPSVEHYACLVDMLGRAGRIKEALEVVKFMPMKPIGSVWGSLLNSCRLHGNVSLGEAIAEQLFELEPNNPGNYVLLSNIYANAGMWDNVKIVRDMMERRGMTKEAGCSWVQIKNRIHTFVAGGGFEFRNSAEYKKVWNQLMDAMEEIGYVPNTGVVLHDVNEETKSIWLCGHSERLATVFSLIHSSAGVPIRITKNLRVCVDCHTWMKIVSSATGRVIVLRDTNRFHHFRGGACSCKDYW, encoded by the coding sequence ATGATTCCCGCCATTTCTCTATCAACTAACATAACCGTAACAACTAACATAACGGTCACTTCAACACCCAAGgctcacaaaaacaaaagacctCTAAACTCAACCCTCAAATCTCTGACTAAAGCAGGAAAACTAGATGAGGCCCTTCGTGTAATCGAATCCTCACCGTCCAAACCTGTGGCGTCTGAGCCAGATCTTGAGGCCTACTCTCTTTTCCTCCACTCCTGTATCTCTAGGAAATCCTTAGAACATGGCCAAAGGCTCTACTTGCACCTTCTCCTCTCTAGAGATAAAGGCAATTATGATCTTCTCAAGAACCCCACCATAAAAACCAAGTTCATCACGCTTTTCTCAGTTTGCGGCCTAATTGATGAGGCCCTTGGTGTGTTCGAGGATGGACTTGAACATGAACTTGTACCCGAATCCGTCTGGGTGGCAATGGctattggattttcaaaaaatgggtATTCAAAAGAAGCTTTACTTATATATTGTGGCATGTTGTCCAGGTTAGTTCAACCGGGTAATTTTGCATTTTCGATGGCCTTGAAGGCTTGTGCAGATTTATGTGAACTGCGGGTTGGTAAAGCGGTCCATGCCCAGATCATCAAGTGTAATGAAGAACCAGATCAAGTAGTGAATAATGCTCTTTTAAGGTTGTATACTGAGTGTGGGTGTTTTGATGAGGTACTAAGGGTGTTCGAAGAAATGCCTCAACAGAACGTTGTTTCTTGGAATTCTTTGATTGCAGGTTTTGTTCACCGAAAACAAGTGTTTGAATCACTGGACACTTTTAGGAGGATGCAAGGAGAGGGGATTGGATTCAGTTGGGTTACTCTTACAACAGTCTTACCGATTTGTTCCCAACTGACTGCGCTTAATAGTGGGAAAGAGATACATGCCCAGATTGTGAAGTCCACTAGAAAACCTGATGTCCCAGTACTAAACTCACTTGTGGACATGTATGCAAAATGTGGAGCAACAGATTACTCCAGGAGAGTGTTTGATGGAATGCAGAGCAAAGATTTGACTTCATGGAATACCATGCTGACAGGGTATGCTGTCAATGGGTGTCTACAAAAGGCAATGGAGATTTTTAATGAGCTGGTTGAGTCTGGTATTAGACCAGATGCAGTAACGTTTATTGCCTTACTGTCGGGTTGTAGTCATGCAGGGCTTACTGGTGAGGGACAAAGATTGTTCAATGAAATGAAGAAGAATTATGGGTTGTCACCAAGTGTAGAGCATTATGCTTGTTTGGTAGATATGTTGGGTAGAGCTGGGAGAATCAAGGAGGCACTAGAGGTAGTGAAATTCATGCCTATGAAGCCAATTGGCAGCGTATGGGGATCATTACTCAATTCATGCCGGCTCCATGGCAATGTTTCTCTAGGTGAGGCTATTGCAGAGCAGTTGTTTGAGCTTGAACCTAACAATCCTGGAAATTATGTGCTGCTCTCAAACATTTATGCGAATGCAGGAATGTGGGATAATGTCAAGATAGTTAGAGACATGATGGAAAGAAGGGGAATGACGAAAGAGGCAGGGTGCAGTTGGGTACAAATAAAGAATAGAATTCACACTTTTGTGGCAGGTGGAGGTtttgaatttcgtaattctgcCGAGTATAAGAAGGTTTGGAATCAACTGATGGATGCTATGGAAGAAATTGGATATGTCCCTAATACTGGTGTTGTACTTCATGATGTAAACgaagaaacaaaatcaatttggCTTTGTGGGCATAGTGAACGACTAGCAACTGTATTTTCACTAATTCACAGTTCTGCCGGAGTGCCAATTAGAATTACAAAGAACCTTCGTGTTTGTGTGGATTGTCACACCTGGATGAAGATTGTTTCAAGTGCCACTGGGAGGGTGATTGTTTTAAGAGATACAAACCGTTTCCACCATTTCAGGGGAGGAGCCTGCTCTTGTAAGGACTACTGGTGA